Proteins co-encoded in one Syngnathoides biaculeatus isolate LvHL_M chromosome 22, ASM1980259v1, whole genome shotgun sequence genomic window:
- the heatr1 gene encoding HEAT repeat-containing protein 1 isoform X1 — MTSLAYQLKQLALPQNDPSLLSRTEVASLLFEPKEAATLDRSTFYALGCTGLEELLGIEPAFREFQDSLFSRASLTLERSVQSRDINKKLDADISVFLTRVSPYFLLKPALKCIEWLVHRFHIHLYNVDSLLACTLPYHHTNTFVRVLQLLKIGDGANRWNWLQPLQKPGVPLAKGTLVTHCYSDLSFMDFICKMVSTSIQAFSGYSQSFSQLRVVFSFYASTVVCALDAVDKVSDAIVAKLLPYVQKGLKSTVADYKASTYMIVCQMAAKAPLEADLVGTLAAHVGKSVLKGPVLAREGLGCLVVLLQSQKEGAAGSRFCSHVCSMPELASTLQLMAAAHDVSALLRYLLPHLVHAVFAGPDESHVLESLLQCVPLTKGLDGLVARLLLDDYLSQAEVSEDQISALNRRLQPLVRLFESKYCGALDGVLSSHVTDLRNSEQKRLFHHFLSLSASSGKFQILGDSDTSLLLSLKHPQPSLRVSALEHLRGVVGSGQLQSLNRGFLKNAVVERLKDDVLEVVSAALQTLEMLFDVLDFEDAVSDLLSLLDRVDEPEADSWLPVLCETVRLLTHSRLGKGSAQQVEKTSWGLLPFLVITTARPDSAQLRLAHCVARCSAIARHPLTLNWAEELNEVMKRSSKVNVVGLANLCLVTTLTKNLANMEHLAKRDALEKLGALAEQQRGRGVRGAAFFTLMTQTLLLALEQLGETEHLLTARRVFAVLEAPLLEVVKGKGAEKVPPPAVPATFSKALTSYLISREQHPSEQGEREYGLVMIWLLRDFITSLRCHDAAFKAAVWWNPEKLDANACCYLGLLSRLFAIGVGGAGEGPTAGCFQELTKLLVEVHLSDARTLFRFLCVLWGYGGNHGDQLGINVDAVLHVQALYVGGALLNGQPVATLAELAGADSPVVPSLLCCLSSPVTEIRRAALDALQSLSRAGLAPFQPIIEKLLKTSEEIVADPLYLSTALSGAHEACKSAKKTSPLQASMHQLLLSVQAPCCPSYTAAALLKALSHVNGPAVLSALLPVLDRLLHDDPDTSTLLPDEARLLQLVLGKYDEASAPLLAADGNCLDLLLRAMRTPTAPFPGVPSVQIMALEQITKSFFAAVEDEKVQQKLLTVMFDLQEDSKSPAVANAVGTAFKAIAVDGQLVANELAPPEKAKTAVTVQQTRRSKRINRKPEESGDVSPEGGAVSWSRVSLILELLQHKKKLKRAQALVPVLFSLLARSLEATSVEQTNVDYTKQLLLSCLLNICNKVAPDGQPIEADVLDEDKFSVELVVQCVRTSDVPQIHHHALLLLGAVATIFPEKVLHNIMPIFTFMGTNIMRLDDAYSFRVIDKTVQMVIPAVIKAHGPSDGGVDATVTRIAHVFADALPHVPEHRRLPIVARLVATLGPSRFLWVLMLLLFKLHTTKTSGSESEKEAARERDVDFWISVCCRFKVTEQLTSLINIFSFLIQLPDDKEDDAAKPAVTRRGAVKKKEKEEKVEELIFSVEAHSGKELRHFKFLCVAFMAQLLGSADFIGKVADTQDVGQSLQRLQQRLLEKNLHYIQCVAHCVEENADKPIAKFWRVLLNKTYDVLDKVNALLPTDSFIKVMRGLMQNRLPSVRRKALELLNNKLQQKTQWAEQQVSFLLGLTVDLLAVVGTPQGKAAHAQEAAVTRQTALYSLKLLCRLFGEAHREAFVPVMSRAVEIVESPHEEKNVTASALLCIAELVGALKALAVPQLPRLMPAVLHVLGDRKEPATNDVYSLSAVTALQRVAVALPHFISPYLLDTTSQVCRLTRQLEDCASPSSSAANQLSARLASLRSSLATKLPPRVLLPVLTKCYDVMVADKKDQLGALMDILKEHVGRMEQGQLSSHQSTLSAFFLAALDFRAQFCQGDLARTAQIEGGAIDCLLVMVMKLSEVTFRPLFFKLFDWSKSGNKERVLTFFRLSDCIAERLKGLFVLFAGNLIKPIADLLEQTNVSKTAEPFFDSDHAAEKSDLLLGYVLDCLRKIFLYDTQRFLSKERADTLLGPLVDQLENTLGGRARYQRRVTEQLVPCAGQFAVALADDTQWKSLNYRILLKSRHADAEVRFSSLLMLTEVAAKLKENYVVLLPETVPFLAELMEDECEEVEQQVQKVVQEMEKILGEPLQSYF, encoded by the exons ATGACGTCGTTGGCCTACCAGCTGAAGCAGCTGGCGTTGCCCCAAAATGACCCCAGCCTCCTGTCACGCACAGAGGTGGCCTCACTTCTCTTCGAGCCCAAAGAAGCGGCTACCCTCGACAGAAGCACCTTCTACGCCCTCG GCTGCACGGGCCTGGAGGAGCTGCTGGGCATCGAACCCGCGTTCCGGGAGTTCCAGGACTCTCTGTTCAGCCGGGCGTCGCTCACGTTGGAGCGGAGCGTCCAGTCCAGAGATATTAACAAGAAGCTGGATGCCGACATCTCTGTGTTCCTCACTCGCGTCTCCCCGTACTTCCTACTCAAGCCGGCGCTCAAGTGCATCGAGTGGCTGGTGCACCG CTTCCACATTCATCTGTACAACGTCGACAGCCTGCTGGCTTGCACGCTGCCTTATCACCACACCAACACGTTCGTCCGAGTGCTGCAGCTGCTCAAGATCGGGGACGGCGCAAACCGCTGGAATTGGCTGCAGCCTTTGCAG AAACCCGGCGTGCCTTTAGCCAAAGGGACTCTGGTCACTCACTGCTACTCGGACCTGAGCTTCATGGACTTCATCTGCAAAATGGTCTCAACGTCCATTCAG GCTTTTTCCGGATATTCCCAAAGTTTCTCCCAGCTCCGAGTGGTCTTCTCCTTCTACGCCTCCACTGTCGTGTGCGCTCTGGACGCCGTCGACAAAGTGTCAGACGCCATCGTTGCCAAACTGCTCCCATATGTGCAAAAG GGTCTGAAGTCGACCGTGGCCGACTACAAGGCGTCCACCTACATGATCGTGTGCCAGATGGCGGCGAAGGCGCCCCTGGAGGCCGACCTGGTCGGCACGTTGGCCGCGCACGTGGGCAAGTCTGTGCTCAAGGGGCCCGTGTTGGCCCGGGAGGGGCTGGGCTGCCTGGTCGTGCTGCTGCAGAGCCAGAAGGAGGGCGCGGCCGGGTCCAG attCTGCAGCCACGTGTGTTCCATGCCCGAGCTGGCATCCACGCTGCAGCTCATGGCCGCCGCCCACGACGTGAGCGCTCTACTGCGCTACCTGCTACCTCACCTGGTCCACGCCGTCTTCGCCGGACCGG ATGAGAGCCACGTCCTGGAGTCGCTCCTGCAGTGCGTCCCCCTGACCAAAGGCCTGGATGGACTCGTGGCTCG TTTGCTGCTGGACGACTACCTGAGTCAGGCGGAGGTCTCCGAGGACCAGATCTCCGCCCTCAACCGGCGTCTGCAGCCATTGGTGCGACTGTTTGAGTCCAA GTACTGCGGCGCTCTGGACGGCGTCCTCTCAAGTCACGTGACAGACCTCAGAAACTCTGAACAGAAGCGACTTTTCCACCACTTCCTCTCTCTGTCCGCGAGCAGCGGAAAATTCCAG ATTCTGGGCGACTCGGACACCTCGCTGCTTCTCAGCTTGAAGCACCCGCAGCCGTCGCTACGGGTCTCGGCCCTGGAGCACCTGAGGGGCGTCGTGGGATCGGGGCAG CTTCAGAGTTTGAATCGGGGCTTTCTGAAAAACGCTGTCGTCGAGCGCCTGAAGGATGACGTGCTGGAGGTCGTCAGCGCGGCACTTCAAACCTTGGAG ATgctgtttgatgttttggacttTGAGGACGCGGTGTCCGATTTACTGTCTCTGCTGGACCGAGTCGACGAGCCCGAGGCAGACAGCTG GCTTCCGGTTTTATGCGAAACGGTGCGTTTACTGACCCATTCCCGGCTGGGGAAGGGGAGCGCCCAGCAGGTGGAGAAGACCAGCTGGGGTCTGCTGCCCTTCTTGGTGATCACCACCGCTCGTCCGGACTCCGCCCAGCTCCGACTCGCGCACTGCGTGGCCCGCTGCTCCGCCATCGCCCGGCATCcgctcaccctgaactgggcggAAG AACTGAACGAAGTGATGAAGCGGAGCTCTAAAGTCAATGTGGTCGGTTTGGCCAACCTGTGTCTGGTCACCACGTTGACGAAAAACTTGGCCAACATGGAGCACTTGGCCAAACGTGATGCT CTGGAGAAGTTGGGCGCGTTGGCGGAGCAGCAGCGCGGCCGTGGCGTCAGAGGCGCCGCCTTCTTCACGCTGATGACGCAGACGCTTCTGCTGGCCCTGGAGCAGCTGGGCGAGACCGAGCACCTGCTCACCGCCCGGCGGGTCTTCGCCGTTCTGGAGGCGCCGCTGCTGGAAGTCGTCAAGGGCAAAGGCGCTGAG AaagtcccgcctcctgccgtcCCCGCCACCTTCAGCAAGGCGCTGACCTCGTACCTGATCAGCCGTGAGCAACATCCAAGCGAGCAGGGGGAGCGAGAGTACGGCTTGGTGATGATTTGGCTCCTCCGAGACTTCATCACCTCCCTCCGGTGTCACGACGCCGCCTTCAAAG CCGCCGTGTGGTGGAACCCGGAGAAGCTGGATGCCAACGCTTGCTGCTACCTGGGGCTCCTCTCCCGCCTCTTCGCCATCGGCGTCGGCGGCGCCGGCGAGGGGCCGACGGCCGGCTGCTTTCAGGAGCTCACGAAGCTGCTCGTCGAG GTTCATCTGAGCGACGCGAGGACGCTCTTCAGGTTCCTGTGCGTGTTGTGGGGCTACGGCGGCAACCACGGGGACCAGCTGGGCATCAACGTGGACGCCGTCCTGCACGTTCAGGCTCTCTACGTTGGCGGCGCTTTGCTGAACGGACAGCCCGTCGCGACGCTGGCGGAGCTCGCTGGAGCCGACTCGCCCG TGGTTCCGTCCTTGCTGTGCTGTCTCAGCTCTCCCGTGACGGAGATCCGACGGGCGGCGCTCGACGCCCTGCAGAGCCTGTCGCGCGCCGGGCTCGCTCCCTTCCAGCCAATCATAGAGAAGCTTTTGAAGACCTCGGAGGAGATTGTCGCCGACCCGTTGTACTTGAGCACG GCGCTTAGCGGTGCACACGAAGCGTGCAAGTCCGCAAAGAAGACGTCGCCGCTGCAGGCGTCAATGCATCAGCTGCTGCTGAGCGTCCAGGCGCCCTGCTGCCCATCTTATACCGCCGCCGCCCTGCTGAAGGCGCTGAGTCACGTCAACGGGCCG GCCGTCCTGTCCGCGCTGCTTCCCGTGCTGGATCGGCTGCTCCACGACGACCCCGACACGTCCACGCTGCTTCCGGACGAGGCCCGGTTGCTGCAGCTGGTCCTGGGCAAGTACGACGAGGCGTCGGCGCCTCTGCTGGCTGCCGACGGCAACTGTCTGGACCTGCTGCTCAGAGCCATGCGGACCCCCACCGCGCCGTTCCCGGGTGTCCCCAGCGTCCAGATCATGGCTCTGGAACAg ATCACAAAGTCGTTCTTCGCTGCCGTGGAAGATGAGAAGGTCCAACAGAAGCTGCTGACGGTCATGTTCGACCTGCAGGAGGACAGCAAGAGTCCGGCAGTTGCCAACGCTGTCGGCACCGCCTTTAAAGCG ATCGCTGTGGACGGTCAGCTGGTGGCCAACGAGCTGGCGCCACCTGAAAAAGCCAAGACGGCCGTGACGGTGCAGCAAACCCGGAGGAGCAAAAGAATCAACAG GAAACCGGAAGAGAGCGGCGACGTTTCTCCAGAGGGGGGCGCCGTTTCTTGGTCCAGAGTCTCTCTGATTCTGGAGCTGCTGCAGCACAAGAAGAAGTTGAAGCGAGCCCAGGCCTTGGTGCCAGTTCTGTTCTCGCTGCTGGCCAG GAGCCTGGAGGCCACCTCCGTGGAGCAGACCAACGTGGACTACACCAAGCAGCTTCTGCTCAGCTGCCTGCTCAACATCTGTAACAAAGTGGCACCGGACGGACAGCCAATCGAAGCAG ACGTCCTGGATGAAGACAAGTTCAGCGTGGAGCTGGTCGTCCAGTGCGTCCGAACGTCGGACGTGCCGCAGATTCACCACCACGCTCTGCTGCTGCTGGGCGCCGTCGCCACCATCTTTCCC GAGAAAGTTCTGCACAACATCATGCCCATCTTCACCTTCATGGGCACCAACATCATGCGTCTGGACGACGCCTACAGCTTCAGAGTCATCGACAAGACGGTGCAGATGgtcatcccggctgtcatcaaG GCCCACGGCCCATCGGACGGCGGCGTGGACGCGACGGTGACGAGGATCGCGCACGTGTTCGCCGACGCGCTGCCGCACGTGCCCGAACACCGGCGGCTGCCGATCGTCGCTCGGCTGGTCGCCACGCTGGGCCCGAGCCGCTTCCTCTGGGTCCTGATGCTCCTCCTGTTCAAGCTCCACACTACGAAGACGTCCGGCTCAGAAAGCGAGAAG GAAGCGGCTCGGGAGCGAGACGTGGACTTCTGGATCTCGGTCTGTTGCCGGTTCAAGGTGACCGAGCAGCTCACGTCTCTCATCAACATCTTCAGCTTCCTCATTCAGCTGCCCGACGACAAAGAGGACG ATGCGGCCAAGCCGGCCGTCACTCGGCGTGGAGCcgtcaaaaagaaggaaaaggaggagaaaGTGGAGGAGCTGATCTTCAGCGTGGAGGCCCACAGCGGCAAAGAGCTGAGACACTTCAAGTTCCTCTGCGTCGCCTTCATGGCTCAGCTGCTGGGCTCGGCCGACTTCATCGGCAAG GTGGCGGACACTCAGGACGTCGGCCAGTCTCTGCAGCGGCTGCAGCAGCG GCTGCTGGAGAAGAATCTGCATTACATCCAGTGCGTCGCTCACTGCGTGGAGGAGAACGCTGACAAGCCCATTGCAAAGTTCTGGAGAGTCCTGCTGAATAAAACGTACGACGTTTTGGATAAG GTGAACGCTTTGTTGCCCACGGACTCGTTCATCAAGGTGATGCGGGGGCTGATGCAAAATAGGCTCCCGTCGGTGAGGAGGAAAGCCTTGGAGCTGCTCAACAACAAGCTGCAGCAAAAGACGCAGTGGGCGGAGCAACAG gtCAGCTTCCTCCTGGGGCTGACGGTGGACCTCCTCGCCGTGGTGGGCACGCCACAGGGGAAGGCGGCACACGCTCAGGAAGCGGCGGTAACCAGGCAGACGGCGCTCTACAGCCTCAAGCTGCTGTGCCGCCTCTTCGGCGAGGCCCACCGCGAGGCCTTCGTCCCCGTCATGTCGCGCGCCGTGGAGATCGTCGAGTCGCCGCACGAGGAGAAGAACGTGACGGCCAGCGCTCTGCTGTGCATCGCCGAGTTGGTCGGCGCCCTCAAAGCGCTCGCCGTACCTCAGCTGCCCAG GTTGATGCCGGCCGTGCTGCACGTGCTGGGCGACAGGAAAGAGCCGGCGACCAACGACGTTTACTCACTGAGCGCCGTCACCGCCCTGCAGCGCGTCGCCGTGGCGCTGCCGCACTTCATCAGCCCCTACCTGCTCGACACCACCTCGCAG GTGTGCCGGCTGACCCGTCAACTGGAGGATTGCGCGTCTCCCTCCTCGTCCGCAGCCAATCAGCTGTCCGCGCGTCTGGCCTCCCTCAGGAGCTCCCTGGCGACCAAGCTCCCCCCCAGGGTCCTGCTGCCCGTCCTGACCAAGTGCTACGACGTCATGGTTGCGGACAAGAAG GACCAGCTGGGGGCGCTGATGGACATCCTCAAGGAACACGTGGGCCGCATGGAGCAGGGCCAGCTGAGCAGTCACCAATCGACGCTGAGCGCCTTCTTCCTGGCCGCCCTGGACTTCAGAGCTCAGTTCTGCCAG GGCGACCTGGCGAGGACGGCGCAGATCGAGGGCGGCGCCATCGACTGTCTGCTGGTCATGGTGATGAAACTGTCCGAAGTCACGTTCAGGCCGCTCTTCTTCAAG CTGTTCGACTGGAGTAAGTCCGGCAACAAAGAGCGTGTGCTGACGTTCTTCCGACTCTCCGACTGCATCGCCGAGCGCCTCAAAGGTCTTTTCGTCCTGTTCGCGGGAAACCTCATCAAGCCCATCGCGGACCTCCTAGAGCAGACCAACGTCTCCAAGACGG CCGAGCCGTTTTTCGATTCCGATCACGCCGCTGAGAAAAGCGACCTGCTGCTCGGCTACGTCCTGGACTGCCTCCGCAAGATCTTCTTGTACGACACGCAGCGCTTCCTCAGCAAGGAGCGAGCCGACACCCTCCTGGGACCGCTCGTCGACCAG CTGGAGAACACGCTCGGGGGGCGGGCGCGGTACCAGCGCAGGGTGACGGAGCAGCTGGTCCCGTGCGCGGGTCAGTTCGCCGTGGCGCTGGCCGACGACACGCAGTGGAAGAGCCTCAACTACCGCATCCTGCTCAAGAGCAGACACGCCGACGCCGAG GTGCGCTTCTCCTCGCTGCTGATGCTGACGGAGGTGGCGGCCAAACTGAAGGAGAACTACGTGGTGCTGCTCCCGGAGACCGTTCCCTTCCTGGCTGAGCTCATGGAAG aCGAGTGCGAGGAGGTGGAGCAGCAGGTCCAGAAGGTCGTTCAGGAGATGGAGAAGATTCTGGGAGAACCGCTGCAGAGCTACTTCTAA